One genomic window of bacterium includes the following:
- a CDS encoding DEAD/DEAH box helicase: protein MIAVDIKRKYAFVRAASDISENRFFRSLPDAQWMKREKCWRIPRETISHILLLEQENKMEVQWSCGEEEVESLKSAMSQLYEDATQAYRENPFEVPDAFMNLIPVKGWFYWDTELDRLLVRISADSSFRSILRQFGGGRWIHERRSFTVDSSSIRQLLKKLKKKECSFAVAYSAAQRLQQMNSFRERLHSLSSEDMIQSPLRPALIYHKDAFHLLGSDLALREKLLPDSESDIERKKETEALSFSMLVKILFRMAARKEPLWLDSEVLKALQDRFKTDVHFYAYDWGTVLCVSKNESDLHALVTRHSPEISSLSIGSETLYMTVLGDELADILGEHPKENDFLPTCYQYDETAKARLQAIMKRAEARELNARMAIATYSVPDSILEHDQALREKLYPHQRTAVEWFLTTEHGLLGDDMGLGKTISVLSMFSELRWRGDIEKMIIVCPNSLVKNWLKEAKAWLPKLRFESPPKGASFRRSFFRKLQSYDYCDVVVVNFESFRSPQVLAPLMEWVDSHATFLCIDESQRAKNPQSKSFEALQKMAPLARRRILLSGTPAPKDITDLWTQVFLIDLGERFGRDFFRWLENIAVLGNKFSKIGVVEFKEREVERIKLRVREILLRRRKEDVIDLPEKVFSTRYVEMHGSQKRRYDEVCKTLKVRMTSMSGKAFYRDIDNTLEEFLRAVQIASNPRLVDETFMGESAKFIELDQLLYELIEEQDEKVVVWTNYLVNVRELRVRYKKYGAFAFSGEQSVDERAHAVEEFQKRDSGCRVLIAVPAAGGVGITLTAARTAIYLDKTWNGEHWLQSIDRVHRIGQEGVVNIVSLESGRVDGLISSNLEKKEMFLRDLLDSELSTDQYYPTREELLAALEESQAQRGETV from the coding sequence ATGATTGCAGTTGATATCAAGAGAAAATATGCATTTGTTAGAGCCGCATCAGATATTTCTGAGAACCGGTTCTTTCGCTCATTGCCAGACGCTCAATGGATGAAACGAGAGAAGTGCTGGCGTATCCCGAGGGAGACAATCAGCCATATTCTTCTGCTAGAGCAGGAAAATAAAATGGAGGTCCAGTGGTCTTGCGGAGAAGAAGAAGTCGAGTCCTTAAAATCTGCTATGTCTCAACTCTATGAAGATGCGACTCAAGCGTATCGTGAAAATCCATTCGAGGTTCCGGATGCCTTTATGAATCTCATCCCGGTAAAAGGATGGTTTTACTGGGATACTGAGCTTGATCGACTACTTGTGAGGATTTCAGCGGATTCCTCCTTCCGGTCGATACTACGCCAGTTCGGAGGCGGAAGATGGATACATGAGCGCCGAAGTTTCACCGTAGACTCCAGCTCAATAAGGCAACTTTTGAAGAAGCTCAAGAAAAAAGAGTGTAGTTTCGCAGTTGCGTATTCTGCTGCGCAGAGGCTTCAGCAAATGAATTCATTCAGGGAGCGTCTCCATAGTTTATCTTCCGAAGACATGATTCAATCCCCTTTGCGTCCAGCACTAATTTATCATAAAGACGCTTTCCACCTCCTTGGGAGCGATCTTGCTCTTCGCGAGAAACTCCTTCCTGATTCAGAGAGTGATATTGAGCGCAAGAAGGAGACGGAGGCCCTCTCGTTTTCCATGCTAGTAAAGATTTTGTTTCGAATGGCTGCTCGAAAGGAGCCACTCTGGCTTGATTCTGAAGTTCTCAAAGCACTGCAAGACCGCTTCAAAACAGATGTGCATTTCTATGCATACGACTGGGGCACCGTTCTGTGTGTTAGCAAAAATGAGAGTGATTTGCATGCGCTGGTAACGAGGCATTCTCCTGAAATATCTTCTCTCTCGATTGGTTCTGAAACACTCTATATGACCGTTCTTGGAGATGAATTAGCCGATATTCTGGGGGAACATCCGAAAGAAAATGATTTTTTGCCTACGTGCTATCAATACGATGAGACCGCCAAAGCGAGGCTACAGGCGATTATGAAAAGAGCTGAGGCAAGAGAGCTCAACGCACGCATGGCCATAGCAACATACTCCGTACCAGATTCTATTCTTGAGCACGATCAGGCATTACGTGAAAAGCTTTATCCTCATCAACGTACTGCCGTAGAGTGGTTTTTAACCACAGAGCATGGATTGCTCGGAGATGATATGGGGCTTGGAAAAACTATCTCTGTCTTATCAATGTTTTCCGAACTTCGCTGGAGAGGTGATATTGAAAAGATGATCATTGTTTGTCCGAACAGTCTTGTGAAGAATTGGCTGAAGGAGGCAAAAGCCTGGCTTCCTAAGTTGAGATTTGAATCGCCTCCAAAGGGTGCAAGCTTTCGGCGTAGCTTTTTTAGAAAGCTGCAGAGCTATGACTATTGCGATGTCGTTGTTGTGAATTTTGAGAGCTTTCGAAGTCCTCAAGTTTTAGCTCCACTTATGGAATGGGTAGATTCTCATGCCACGTTTCTCTGCATTGATGAGTCTCAGCGTGCTAAGAATCCGCAGTCGAAAAGCTTTGAGGCTCTTCAGAAGATGGCGCCTTTAGCTCGAAGGAGAATTCTTCTCAGTGGAACTCCAGCACCCAAGGATATTACAGACCTCTGGACGCAGGTGTTTCTAATTGATCTCGGGGAGCGATTTGGGCGTGATTTTTTCCGATGGTTAGAAAATATCGCTGTTCTTGGAAATAAATTTAGCAAGATAGGTGTAGTTGAATTTAAGGAGAGGGAAGTTGAACGTATAAAGCTTCGAGTGCGTGAGATCCTTCTCCGTAGACGTAAAGAGGATGTCATCGATCTTCCTGAGAAAGTCTTTTCAACACGTTATGTTGAGATGCATGGCTCTCAAAAACGCCGCTATGATGAGGTGTGTAAAACTCTAAAGGTACGAATGACTTCAATGAGCGGTAAGGCGTTCTACCGAGATATTGATAATACTCTCGAAGAATTTTTAAGAGCAGTTCAGATAGCATCGAACCCACGTCTTGTAGACGAGACCTTCATGGGTGAATCTGCAAAGTTTATAGAATTAGATCAATTACTTTATGAATTAATTGAGGAGCAAGACGAGAAAGTAGTCGTATGGACGAACTATCTTGTAAATGTCAGGGAGCTGAGGGTGCGTTACAAAAAGTATGGAGCCTTTGCTTTTTCTGGAGAGCAGAGCGTAGATGAACGAGCTCATGCAGTAGAAGAGTTTCAAAAAAGAGATAGTGGATGCAGAGTTCTTATTGCTGTTCCGGCTGCAGGTGGAGTCGGAATTACCCTTACAGCGGCGCGAACAGCAATTTATCTGGATAAGACATGGAATGGAGAACATTGGTTACAGTCCATTGATCGAGTTCATCGAATTGGGCAAGAAGGAGTAGTAAACATTGTATCGCTCGAGTCGGGACGGGTTGATGGCCTGATCTCCTCTAACCTTGAAAAAAAGGAGATGTTTCTAAGAGATTTATTAGACAGTGAGCTTTCTACTGACCAGTATTATCCGACAAGAGAGGAGCTTCTTGCTGCACTGGAAGAGAGTCAGGCGCAAAGAGGAGAAACCGTATAA
- a CDS encoding SDR family oxidoreductase: MKTALITGASQGIGNAVAKRLSREGYAVALLARSSAELTTLQNQIMESGGVVVPLPCDVADPDAVEEAFEKLQGEWEQLDFIFNNAGKNIQGTLEPSLNEMKALYDVNVFGAYSILQHAVPWLKSQGSGTIINLVSVAGITGFAGVGAYCSSKFALRGLNQSLHHELEPLGIRVCAISPSWVDTRMADHCPFKAEKRIRPEDIADTVLYILNLGPNVSIEEITVGCRSDLG; encoded by the coding sequence ATGAAAACAGCCCTGATAACAGGCGCCAGTCAGGGGATTGGAAATGCGGTAGCGAAGAGACTCTCCAGGGAGGGCTATGCTGTTGCTCTGCTCGCTCGCTCGTCTGCGGAACTGACAACTCTTCAAAATCAGATTATGGAATCTGGCGGGGTCGTAGTGCCACTACCATGCGATGTCGCTGATCCAGATGCAGTCGAAGAGGCATTTGAAAAACTGCAAGGTGAATGGGAACAACTAGATTTTATATTCAATAATGCTGGGAAAAATATCCAGGGTACGCTCGAACCTTCGCTCAATGAAATGAAAGCGCTGTATGATGTTAACGTATTTGGTGCTTATTCTATTCTTCAACATGCTGTACCGTGGCTAAAATCTCAAGGAAGTGGAACGATAATTAATCTTGTCTCAGTAGCCGGCATAACTGGATTTGCGGGCGTCGGTGCTTACTGTTCATCAAAATTTGCTCTTCGTGGCCTTAATCAATCGCTCCATCATGAGCTTGAGCCATTAGGAATTCGAGTATGTGCCATTTCACCTAGCTGGGTAGACACAAGAATGGCAGATCATTGTCCATTCAAAGCAGAAAAGCGGATAAGACCAGAAGACATTGCTGATACTGTTCTCTATATCCTTAATCTTGGCCCAAATGTTTCCATAGAGGAAATCACTGTAGGTTGTCGTAGTGACCTTGGCTAA
- the folE gene encoding GTP cyclohydrolase I FolE, producing MSTLEDICTELLKEIGEDPEREGLQRTPVRFHKAMKELTAGYEQTAEELVGEAIFTEDCSEMIIVRDIEFYSLCEHHLLPFFGKAHVAYIPDGKIVGLSKIPRIINMFARRLQVQERLTVQIADAISELLQAKGVGCILEARHMCMMMRGVQSQSSSMVTNAMRGSFLTDEKTRSEFMHIVKESIR from the coding sequence ATGAGCACCCTTGAAGATATTTGCACCGAACTTCTCAAAGAAATTGGAGAAGATCCAGAACGAGAAGGTCTTCAGAGAACGCCTGTTCGCTTCCATAAGGCAATGAAAGAGCTAACCGCGGGCTACGAGCAAACGGCAGAGGAACTCGTAGGAGAAGCAATTTTCACTGAAGATTGTTCCGAGATGATTATAGTTCGAGACATAGAATTCTACTCGCTCTGCGAACATCATCTTCTGCCCTTCTTCGGCAAGGCTCACGTGGCGTATATTCCCGATGGAAAGATTGTCGGGCTTTCAAAAATTCCAAGAATCATAAATATGTTCGCTCGTCGTCTCCAAGTCCAAGAGCGGCTAACAGTACAAATTGCAGACGCTATCAGTGAGCTGTTACAAGCAAAAGGAGTGGGATGCATCCTAGAAGCACGTCACATGTGTATGATGATGCGAGGAGTCCAGTCCCAATCAAGTTCAATGGTGACGAATGCGATGCGAGGCTCTTTCCTGACCGATGAGAAGACTCGTTCAGAATTTATGCACATTGTGAAGGAATCAATAAGATGA
- a CDS encoding 6-carboxytetrahydropterin synthase — MICISKTFEFCASHRLARQDWSEQKNADVFGKCTNVHGHNYRLEVSVSGPFQPETQMVMDASLLDSIVQENVIQELDHKHLNSDVPWLQDHIPTVEIILECIWKRLEGSIEQSGNGARLERLVLHETSRIFATRTRD, encoded by the coding sequence ATGATCTGCATTTCGAAAACGTTTGAGTTTTGTGCAAGTCACCGGCTCGCCCGACAAGACTGGAGCGAGCAGAAGAATGCTGATGTCTTTGGAAAGTGCACTAACGTGCATGGCCATAACTATCGCCTTGAGGTGAGTGTTTCCGGGCCTTTTCAGCCAGAGACTCAGATGGTGATGGACGCCTCTCTTCTGGACTCAATCGTACAAGAAAATGTAATCCAAGAACTTGATCATAAACATCTGAATTCTGATGTGCCGTGGTTACAAGATCATATCCCGACCGTAGAGATTATTCTCGAGTGTATCTGGAAACGATTAGAGGGGTCTATCGAGCAATCTGGAAATGGAGCCAGACTAGAAAGGCTTGTCTTACACGAAACAAGTCGAATCTTCGCAACTCGAACCAGGGACTAA
- a CDS encoding elongation factor G, which translates to MATLTEDLSRYRNIGIFAHVDAGKTTTTERILNLTGKIHKLGEVHDGEATTDFMDQERERGITIQSAATSCSWNEHRLNIIDTPGHVDFTIEVYRSLKVLDGGVGVFCGSGGVEPQSETNWRYANDSKVARLIFVNKLDRVGADFYRVIEQIKKVLGAKPLVMTLPIGTESEFTGVVELITRKAWIWDNSGDPTKYEITEPPAEMADKIEEYRELLVETALEQDDDAMEAYLEGQEPTEEVLKNCIRKGTIALEFFPSFCGSAFKNKGVQLVLNGVVDYLPNPTEVPAQPEIDLEGNPTGEFAEVTPDKPLRALAFKIMEDRFGKLTFLRIYSGKLEKGSMVLNTYTGRKERIGRIVEMHADSREELDSAKAGDIVAVLGMKEVQTGHTLADPDNPATLEPMVFPDPVISIAIDTKDKGDRDKLGVALSKMTSEDPSFRVETDEETGETILKGMGELHLDIKIDIIKRTYGIECVAGAPQVAYRETISRRVEGSYTHKKQTGGSGQFGKIDFIVEPNEAGQGYEFESQIKGGNVPKEFWPAIDKGFEMSLEQGVLAEYPCIDVKITLVDGAYHAVDSSAIAFELAARGAYREIMPKAGPQILEPIMKVDAFIPDDYLGDTIGDLNRRRGVIISQEVGITGARVQAHVPLAEMFGYIGDLRTMTSGRGQFSMEFLNYQPCPANITEEVIKEARERKEAKK; encoded by the coding sequence TTGGCAACTTTAACAGAAGACCTTTCAAGATATAGAAACATCGGGATTTTTGCGCATGTTGACGCAGGAAAAACCACAACTACCGAGCGTATCCTTAACCTCACAGGGAAGATTCATAAACTTGGTGAAGTGCATGATGGAGAAGCAACTACTGACTTCATGGATCAAGAACGAGAGCGTGGAATTACCATTCAATCTGCCGCAACCAGCTGTTCATGGAACGAACATCGACTAAATATCATTGATACCCCAGGTCACGTAGATTTTACGATTGAAGTGTATCGTAGCTTGAAGGTGCTTGATGGTGGGGTCGGAGTATTTTGTGGCTCAGGAGGAGTTGAGCCACAATCTGAGACAAACTGGAGGTACGCAAACGATTCGAAAGTTGCTCGCCTTATCTTTGTAAATAAGCTCGATCGAGTAGGTGCTGATTTCTACAGGGTCATTGAGCAGATAAAAAAGGTGCTTGGGGCAAAGCCTCTTGTTATGACTCTCCCGATTGGAACAGAGAGTGAGTTTACTGGAGTAGTAGAGCTCATCACTCGAAAGGCGTGGATCTGGGACAACTCAGGCGATCCAACGAAGTATGAAATAACAGAGCCGCCTGCAGAAATGGCAGATAAAATAGAAGAGTATCGTGAGTTACTCGTTGAAACCGCCCTCGAACAGGATGATGACGCCATGGAGGCGTATCTTGAGGGGCAAGAGCCGACTGAAGAAGTCTTGAAAAACTGTATCCGCAAAGGAACGATTGCTCTTGAATTTTTTCCATCTTTTTGTGGTTCAGCATTCAAAAACAAAGGGGTACAGCTTGTCCTTAATGGAGTTGTTGACTACCTCCCGAATCCTACAGAGGTTCCGGCTCAACCAGAGATTGATCTTGAAGGAAATCCAACAGGGGAATTCGCTGAAGTAACACCTGACAAGCCACTCCGAGCGCTGGCATTTAAGATCATGGAAGACCGATTTGGAAAACTTACGTTCCTCCGAATTTACTCTGGAAAACTTGAAAAGGGCTCAATGGTCCTCAACACCTATACAGGAAGAAAAGAGCGTATCGGGCGGATTGTTGAGATGCATGCGGACAGCCGAGAAGAACTCGATTCTGCAAAAGCAGGTGACATTGTCGCAGTGTTAGGAATGAAGGAAGTTCAAACTGGGCACACACTGGCCGATCCAGATAATCCAGCTACTCTTGAACCGATGGTATTCCCGGATCCGGTTATTTCTATTGCAATTGATACGAAGGACAAAGGAGATAGAGACAAGCTTGGTGTGGCCCTCTCAAAAATGACATCAGAAGATCCGTCATTCCGCGTTGAAACCGATGAAGAAACTGGTGAGACAATCCTAAAGGGAATGGGAGAACTTCACCTCGATATCAAAATTGACATCATCAAAAGAACATACGGGATTGAGTGCGTAGCTGGTGCACCGCAAGTTGCATACCGTGAAACGATCTCCCGACGTGTTGAGGGAAGCTACACTCACAAAAAGCAAACTGGTGGTTCTGGTCAGTTTGGTAAGATTGACTTTATCGTTGAGCCAAATGAAGCGGGTCAAGGATATGAGTTTGAATCTCAAATCAAGGGTGGAAACGTACCGAAAGAATTCTGGCCGGCTATCGATAAGGGATTCGAGATGAGCTTGGAGCAAGGGGTCCTCGCGGAATACCCTTGTATCGATGTTAAGATCACTCTTGTTGACGGGGCATATCACGCCGTTGACTCCTCTGCCATTGCCTTTGAACTGGCAGCGAGAGGAGCATATCGAGAGATTATGCCAAAGGCTGGGCCTCAAATTCTTGAGCCAATCATGAAAGTCGATGCGTTTATTCCTGATGACTATCTTGGTGATACTATCGGTGATTTGAACCGGAGACGTGGAGTAATCATCTCGCAGGAAGTTGGAATAACTGGTGCGCGAGTTCAAGCTCACGTACCGCTCGCAGAGATGTTTGGATACATTGGGGACTTAAGAACCATGACCTCAGGCCGTGGGCAGTTCTCGATGGAGTTCTTGAACTACCAGCCATGTCCTGCCAACATTACCGAAGAGGTAATCAAGGAAGCAAGAGAGAGGAAGGAAGCGAAAAAGTAA
- a CDS encoding FAD-dependent oxidoreductase — MPETTFPTQARVIVIGGGIIGCSVAYHLAEMGWKDVILLERDQLTSGTTWHAAGLMTTFGSMSETSIGMRRYSRELYQRLEKETGQSTGYKEVGFIEIASDRDRLEEFRRVAAFNRYCGIDAEEISASEVKKLFPYAEVKDVLAGFYVRESGRINPVDVTMALAKGAKQKGVTILQNTPVEEVLISNDVVSGVKTAKGDITAEFVVNCTGMWARQLGERSGVTIPNQAAEHYYLITDEIPGIPRDLPILEDPSCHGYYREETGGLMIGLFEPECASWNLSQIPNDFSFGDIPPDWERMTPFLEKAMSRVPVSLETGIRKFFCGPESFTPDLGPIVGESPEVGNYFVAAGLNSVGIITGGGLGRVVAHWIVNGHPDVDVTCSLNVDRFHKYQANQEYRRQRALESLGLVYKCHYPTRTPQTARGIKRSPFHDRLAKAGAYFKDVSGWESPDWYSPSGPVTSEPTLTWGRPDWFAQWEEEHRACREGVIAMDMTFMSKFLVQGNDAGETLNYISANEVNGKAGLITYTQWLNHQGTLEGDVTVIKVKENQFIVVATDTMHRHVETWLRKNTPRSAHATITDVTSAYGQLNIQGPRSRELLQMLTTTDLSNEAFPFRTAREIDIGLARALCVRITYLGELGYELNIPAEQAAYVYDRILEVGAPLGLRHAGLKALSSLRMEKAYRDYGHDIDNLDSPYDVGLSFAVRLKKSGDFIGKDACIKRKAEIPLKNQLLQFLLLDSEPLMFHGEIIYSNDIPCGYIRAASYGHTLGGAVGLGMVEAKVPVTEEYIHDTDWKIEIAGKKYPAQASLAPMYDPKMLRIKA, encoded by the coding sequence ATGCCCGAAACCACATTCCCGACTCAAGCGCGCGTTATAGTCATCGGCGGTGGCATCATTGGGTGCTCGGTAGCGTATCACCTGGCAGAGATGGGCTGGAAGGATGTAATACTCCTGGAGCGAGACCAACTGACTTCAGGAACCACGTGGCATGCCGCCGGTCTCATGACAACCTTCGGCTCAATGTCAGAGACCTCTATTGGTATGCGTCGATACTCTCGAGAGCTCTATCAACGACTGGAAAAAGAAACTGGTCAGTCTACTGGTTATAAAGAAGTGGGATTCATAGAGATAGCCTCTGACCGCGATCGACTTGAAGAGTTTCGTCGGGTTGCTGCTTTTAATCGATACTGCGGGATTGATGCAGAAGAAATTTCGGCTTCAGAAGTCAAAAAACTCTTTCCATACGCTGAAGTTAAAGACGTACTTGCAGGATTTTATGTTCGCGAATCAGGTCGCATAAATCCTGTTGATGTAACGATGGCACTCGCAAAAGGAGCGAAACAAAAGGGGGTTACTATCCTTCAAAATACGCCCGTAGAAGAAGTCTTAATCTCCAACGATGTGGTGTCGGGTGTAAAGACAGCCAAAGGCGATATCACGGCTGAATTCGTGGTAAACTGCACTGGCATGTGGGCGCGCCAGCTCGGAGAACGCTCTGGTGTTACTATTCCGAATCAAGCCGCGGAACACTACTACCTGATTACCGATGAAATTCCAGGAATTCCCCGCGATCTTCCAATTTTGGAAGACCCTTCGTGTCACGGCTACTATCGAGAGGAAACGGGTGGCCTTATGATCGGGCTCTTTGAGCCAGAATGCGCCTCATGGAATCTTTCCCAAATACCAAATGACTTCTCGTTTGGTGACATTCCACCCGACTGGGAACGGATGACTCCGTTTCTTGAGAAAGCAATGAGCCGAGTTCCCGTATCACTCGAGACTGGGATACGAAAGTTTTTCTGTGGACCAGAGAGCTTCACTCCTGACCTCGGACCTATTGTTGGAGAATCACCAGAAGTAGGGAACTACTTTGTTGCAGCAGGACTTAACTCAGTAGGAATCATCACTGGTGGTGGACTTGGACGAGTTGTCGCGCACTGGATCGTCAATGGGCATCCAGATGTTGATGTTACTTGCTCCCTCAACGTAGATAGATTTCACAAATATCAAGCAAATCAGGAGTACAGGCGTCAACGTGCCCTGGAGTCTCTCGGTCTGGTCTATAAATGTCACTATCCGACTCGAACGCCTCAGACTGCGAGAGGAATCAAGCGCTCTCCGTTTCACGATCGACTCGCGAAGGCTGGAGCCTATTTTAAGGACGTCAGTGGATGGGAATCTCCTGATTGGTACTCTCCTAGCGGTCCCGTTACATCAGAGCCCACTCTTACTTGGGGACGACCCGACTGGTTCGCCCAATGGGAAGAGGAGCATAGAGCCTGCCGAGAAGGTGTGATCGCCATGGACATGACTTTCATGTCTAAGTTTTTAGTGCAGGGGAACGATGCGGGAGAGACTTTGAACTACATTTCTGCCAATGAAGTAAATGGGAAAGCAGGATTGATTACGTATACCCAGTGGCTTAATCACCAGGGAACGCTTGAAGGAGATGTTACGGTTATCAAAGTAAAAGAGAATCAGTTCATTGTAGTTGCAACTGATACAATGCACAGACATGTTGAGACATGGCTACGGAAAAATACCCCTCGATCTGCTCATGCTACTATCACTGATGTCACAAGCGCTTACGGACAACTCAATATTCAAGGACCCAGGTCGCGCGAGCTGCTTCAAATGCTTACTACCACCGATCTTTCAAATGAAGCATTTCCGTTCCGCACTGCCCGTGAAATAGATATCGGACTGGCGCGAGCACTCTGTGTTCGAATCACGTATCTTGGTGAACTTGGATATGAACTCAACATCCCTGCTGAACAAGCCGCCTACGTGTATGATCGTATCCTCGAAGTTGGCGCTCCTTTAGGACTCCGACATGCGGGCCTCAAGGCGCTCTCAAGCCTCCGCATGGAAAAGGCATACCGAGACTACGGGCATGACATCGACAATTTGGATTCCCCCTATGATGTAGGATTGAGTTTTGCTGTAAGACTGAAAAAAAGCGGTGACTTTATTGGCAAAGACGCCTGTATCAAGAGAAAAGCAGAAATTCCCTTAAAAAATCAACTACTCCAATTCTTACTGCTCGACAGCGAACCGCTGATGTTTCATGGAGAAATTATTTACAGCAATGATATCCCATGCGGATATATTCGCGCTGCTTCTTATGGACATACTCTTGGAGGAGCAGTTGGTCTTGGAATGGTCGAGGCGAAGGTGCCAGTCACTGAAGAATATATTCACGACACCGATTGGAAGATAGAAATTGCTGGGAAGAAGTATCCTGCTCAAGCTTCCCTCGCTCCGATGTACGATCCAAAGATGTTGCGAATTAAAGCCTAG
- a CDS encoding aminotransferase class I/II-fold pyridoxal phosphate-dependent enzyme, with product MFGEKRENQHYHPLSGSLPSFRSGEPFLRLSKQPEDKIFALNARFKAAERSYHSGKLELEPINLGIGKFVNDKGQTPQMESVSRAVDRARVRLNVDKNGGYLPITGEPNFCAGVEDLVLGQNTAHSLRQEGRLVTVQSLGGTGALNLAAQLLKQGGVSEIYVSNPTWANHHKLFNTAGLETPAFPYLNWSTNTLDFSEMMESHSELSRGTVIKEDACCHNPTGCDRTKEQWDESAELYKKRGLVALFDSAYAGFGDSVDQDLYGVRKFVEMGVPTLLCFSFSKTAGLYEERLGALLVITPPDTGSSQEQSLRIKENLASIIRTTYSNPPALHARAMAEVLLQTEPRAQWLREQKEIATQIQNGRELMVSALEKRGLSTGEIATQKGMFSFLPISDSIADRLERDAQIYMVGKRINFAAVKAHNIEAIADRIASLS from the coding sequence ATGTTCGGAGAAAAAAGAGAGAATCAGCATTACCATCCACTATCGGGCTCACTACCTTCATTTCGAAGCGGAGAGCCTTTTCTCAGGCTCTCAAAACAACCTGAAGACAAAATTTTTGCCCTCAACGCCCGCTTTAAAGCAGCAGAACGAAGCTACCACTCAGGGAAGCTTGAACTCGAGCCCATTAACCTAGGGATAGGAAAGTTTGTTAATGACAAGGGGCAAACGCCTCAGATGGAGAGTGTCTCCCGAGCTGTCGACCGGGCTCGTGTACGGTTGAACGTAGATAAAAATGGGGGATATCTTCCAATTACGGGAGAGCCGAATTTCTGTGCAGGCGTTGAAGATCTTGTTCTTGGTCAGAATACAGCGCACTCCCTACGACAGGAAGGAAGACTGGTAACAGTGCAATCTCTTGGCGGAACAGGAGCTCTCAATCTTGCTGCGCAACTCCTCAAACAAGGCGGCGTCTCGGAAATATATGTTAGTAATCCAACCTGGGCCAACCATCACAAGCTGTTTAATACAGCAGGTCTGGAGACACCCGCATTTCCTTACCTGAACTGGAGCACAAACACTTTAGATTTTTCAGAGATGATGGAGTCTCATAGTGAGCTTTCCCGAGGAACAGTGATCAAAGAGGATGCGTGCTGCCACAATCCAACGGGATGTGACCGGACGAAAGAGCAATGGGATGAATCTGCAGAGCTTTACAAAAAGCGAGGTTTGGTTGCTTTATTTGATTCAGCTTATGCAGGGTTTGGCGACTCTGTAGATCAAGATCTTTATGGCGTTCGGAAGTTTGTTGAAATGGGAGTCCCTACCCTCCTCTGTTTTTCATTCTCAAAAACTGCAGGTCTCTACGAAGAACGGCTAGGGGCTCTTCTGGTGATTACCCCCCCTGACACAGGCTCCTCACAAGAACAGTCTCTCAGAATAAAAGAAAACTTGGCGTCTATAATCAGAACAACCTACTCAAATCCCCCAGCACTCCATGCCAGAGCCATGGCAGAGGTCTTGTTACAGACAGAGCCCCGTGCCCAGTGGCTACGCGAGCAAAAAGAGATCGCAACACAGATTCAAAACGGAAGAGAGCTCATGGTATCGGCCCTTGAAAAACGGGGCCTTTCCACTGGGGAAATCGCCACTCAGAAGGGAATGTTTTCGTTCTTGCCGATCAGCGATAGTATCGCTGACCGCCTTGAGAGAGATGCGCAGATTTACATGGTAGGGAAACGCATTAACTTTGCAGCAGTCAAAGCCCACAATATTGAGGCGATAGCTGATAGAATAGCGAGTCTCTCGTAG